A genomic region of Magnolia sinica isolate HGM2019 chromosome 6, MsV1, whole genome shotgun sequence contains the following coding sequences:
- the LOC131249599 gene encoding serine hydroxymethyltransferase, mitochondrial-like, producing the protein MHASSNHFSFQLEKSAALFRPKLIVAGASAYARLYDYARIRKVCDKQKAVLLADMTHISGLVAAGVIPSPFDYVDVVTTTTHKSLRGPRGAMIFFRKGLKEINKKGEELD; encoded by the exons ATGCATGCAAGCTCAAATCATTTTTCATTCCAGTTGGAGAAAAGTGCTGCGCTCTTCCGCCCGAAATTAATAGTTGCTGGTGCAAGTGCTTACGCACGCCTTTATGATTATGCACGCATTCGCAAG GTCTGTGACAAGCAGAAAGCTGTCCTGTTGGCAGATATGACTCACATCAGTGGGTTGGTTGCAGCAGGTGTTATCCCATCTCCATTTGATTATGTAGATGTTGTGACAACAACTACTCACAAATCCCTTCGTGGGCCACGTGGGGCCATGATCTTTTTCAGGAAGGGGTTAAAAGAGATTAACAAAAAAGGGGAAGAG CTAGACTAG